The Nonlabens spongiae genome contains a region encoding:
- a CDS encoding class I SAM-dependent methyltransferase, with protein MISKSSLIKTLIVSILLFTTSCKGQTPPGFEKNIDDGEQNSEYVYKSGSINGIGKWYQGREIAHVMGFQGMEWLERPEREKEENVSLLIKNMNIQPKDDIADIGAGSGYHVFKMAPLAKEGTVYAIDIQPEMLQAIETKRKALDLKNIELIQGAEKTTNLPANSVDKILMVDVYHEFSFPVEMLASMKEALRNNGQIYMIEYRLEDSNIPIKTIHKMSEEQTVKEFEANGFVLQENISNLPWQHCMVFVHAPE; from the coding sequence ATGATTAGTAAATCTAGTCTCATAAAAACACTTATAGTTTCAATTTTACTTTTCACAACTAGCTGCAAAGGGCAAACACCACCTGGTTTTGAAAAAAATATTGACGATGGTGAGCAAAATTCAGAATATGTCTATAAAAGTGGTAGCATCAATGGAATTGGGAAATGGTATCAAGGCCGTGAGATTGCACATGTGATGGGATTTCAAGGTATGGAATGGCTCGAGCGTCCAGAGCGGGAAAAGGAAGAAAATGTTTCCCTACTCATCAAAAATATGAACATTCAACCAAAAGACGACATTGCTGACATAGGCGCTGGATCTGGATACCACGTATTCAAAATGGCACCACTTGCTAAAGAAGGAACTGTTTATGCGATTGATATCCAGCCTGAAATGCTTCAAGCTATTGAAACTAAAAGGAAAGCGCTCGATTTAAAAAACATCGAGCTCATTCAAGGCGCAGAAAAAACGACTAATCTCCCAGCAAATTCGGTTGATAAAATTTTAATGGTAGATGTGTACCATGAATTTAGTTTTCCAGTGGAGATGCTGGCATCCATGAAAGAAGCTTTGCGAAATAATGGCCAAATTTATATGATTGAATATAGGCTTGAGGATTCTAACATTCCCATCAAGACCATCCACAAAATGAGCGAGGAACAAACCGTAAAAGAGTTTGAAGCTAATGGTTTTGTCCTCCAAGAAAATATTTCCAATTTACCGTGGCAGCATTGTATGGTTTTTGTTCATGCACCTGAATAA